The Allocatelliglobosispora scoriae genome contains a region encoding:
- the cofD gene encoding 2-phospho-L-lactate transferase, which yields MHITVIAGGIGGAKFLQGVRAHARTIGAEVTAIINVGDDVTMHGLRICPDLDSVMYTLGGGNDVERGWGRAKETFVVKEELNAYGMAPEWFGLGDRDIATHLTRTVMLNAGYPLSAVTEALCRRWQPGVRMIPATDERMETHVALRRDEAEAAGVDVSTAPAESEQVVVHFQEWWVRLRGRVDAQRFIFIGADQAKPAPGTLEAIAGADIVLLAPSNPIVSIAPVFAVPGMRDALRSTPAPVVGVSPIIGGSPVRGMADRCLASVGIECSATGVGALYGARATDGLLTGWLVDPVDAQTTVPGVTVRDTPLWMTDDEATASMVRAALSLGGV from the coding sequence ATGCACATCACGGTGATCGCCGGCGGCATCGGCGGGGCGAAGTTCCTCCAGGGGGTCCGTGCGCACGCTCGCACGATCGGCGCCGAGGTCACGGCCATCATCAACGTCGGCGACGACGTGACCATGCACGGGCTGCGAATCTGTCCCGATCTCGACTCGGTGATGTATACGCTGGGCGGGGGCAACGATGTCGAGCGCGGCTGGGGCCGGGCCAAGGAGACCTTCGTCGTCAAGGAGGAGCTCAACGCCTACGGCATGGCGCCGGAGTGGTTCGGGCTCGGCGATCGTGACATCGCCACGCACCTGACCAGGACCGTCATGCTCAACGCGGGCTACCCGCTCTCGGCGGTCACGGAGGCGCTGTGCCGGCGCTGGCAGCCGGGCGTGCGCATGATCCCCGCGACCGACGAGCGGATGGAGACCCACGTCGCGCTGCGCCGCGACGAGGCCGAGGCCGCGGGGGTCGATGTCTCGACCGCTCCCGCCGAGTCCGAGCAGGTCGTGGTCCATTTCCAAGAGTGGTGGGTACGCCTGCGCGGCCGCGTCGACGCCCAGCGCTTCATCTTCATCGGCGCCGATCAGGCGAAGCCCGCGCCGGGGACGCTGGAGGCGATCGCCGGGGCCGACATCGTGCTCCTCGCCCCGAGCAACCCCATCGTCTCGATCGCTCCGGTCTTCGCCGTGCCGGGCATGCGCGACGCGCTCCGATCGACGCCTGCCCCTGTCGTCGGCGTGTCGCCGATCATCGGCGGCTCCCCGGTCCGGGGCATGGCCGACCGCTGCCTCGCCTCCGTCGGGATCGAGTGCTCCGCCACCGGTGTCGGTGCCCTCTACGGCGCCAGGGCGACCGACGGCCTGCTCACCGGCTGGCTCGTCGACCCGGTCGACGCGCAGACCACCGTGCCCGGCGTGACCGTCCGGGACACCCCGTTGTGGATGACGGACGACGAGGCGACCGCCTCGATGGTCCGCGCCGCCCTGTCGCTCGGAGGCGTGTGA
- a CDS encoding WhiB family transcriptional regulator: MDGPVVADLLGNAPEWQERALCSQTDPEAFFPEKGGSTREAKRICSRCDVKAECLEYALGHDERFGIWGGLSERERRKLKRRAA, translated from the coding sequence ATGGACGGTCCCGTCGTGGCCGATCTGCTCGGCAACGCGCCGGAGTGGCAGGAGAGGGCTCTCTGCTCGCAGACTGACCCGGAGGCGTTCTTCCCGGAGAAGGGTGGCTCCACCCGGGAGGCGAAGCGCATCTGCTCGCGGTGTGACGTGAAGGCCGAATGCCTGGAGTACGCCCTTGGCCATGACGAACGTTTTGGCATCTGGGGTGGACTGTCCGAAAGAGAACGACGCAAGTTGAAGCGTCGAGCTGCCTGA
- a CDS encoding DUF559 domain-containing protein: MPKPPYRPRELAWQMFRGSQATRIGVLTENQLRTSAWIRVRHDVYADSRLERDHALACQAAMLRLPREVVIGGASAAYLLGVAHAASFRDPVSVIAPASMHVGTQARLVTHHLTVDPQDISGRMTTAERTAWDVARWYEVTRAVAIIDTLLSGGLVTAESLAATAERLGSERAVTTFDLADGRSQSPPESALRVRLVLADLPKPTPQLAVRVADGIVLHPDLAWAEYKVAIEYDGEWHDETDQFHRDRQRLNLLVADGWIVLHVTKRQLTADFPRLVRQVKAALRSRGWRPA; the protein is encoded by the coding sequence GTGCCCAAGCCTCCATACCGGCCTCGGGAACTCGCCTGGCAGATGTTCAGGGGATCCCAGGCCACCCGAATCGGCGTCCTCACCGAAAACCAGCTTCGCACCTCGGCCTGGATCCGGGTGCGTCATGACGTCTACGCCGACTCCCGCCTCGAACGCGATCACGCGCTCGCCTGTCAGGCCGCCATGCTCAGGCTGCCGAGGGAGGTGGTGATCGGCGGGGCTTCCGCGGCGTACCTGCTGGGTGTTGCTCATGCCGCGTCCTTCCGCGACCCGGTCAGCGTGATCGCGCCAGCCTCGATGCATGTCGGAACGCAGGCCCGCCTCGTGACCCACCACCTCACGGTCGACCCGCAAGACATCAGCGGTCGGATGACCACGGCGGAGCGGACCGCGTGGGATGTCGCCCGGTGGTACGAGGTGACACGAGCAGTGGCGATCATCGACACTCTGCTCAGCGGCGGTCTCGTCACCGCCGAGAGCCTCGCCGCGACAGCGGAGCGCCTGGGCAGCGAGCGAGCGGTCACGACGTTCGACCTGGCCGACGGCCGATCGCAGTCACCTCCGGAGTCCGCGCTGCGAGTGCGCCTGGTGCTTGCCGACCTGCCCAAACCCACGCCCCAACTCGCGGTCCGTGTCGCCGACGGAATCGTGCTCCATCCCGATCTCGCCTGGGCGGAGTACAAGGTGGCGATCGAGTACGACGGCGAATGGCACGACGAGACCGACCAGTTCCATCGTGATCGCCAACGCCTGAATCTCCTCGTTGCCGATGGCTGGATCGTCCTGCATGTGACCAAGCGCCAGCTCACAGCCGACTTCCCCCGGCTGGTCAGGCAGGTCAAGGCCGCACTCCGCTCCCGAGGCTGGCGCCCGGCCTAA
- a CDS encoding aspartate aminotransferase family protein — protein sequence MGNPTDNLWMHFTRMGAYRDGNVPTIVRGDGSYIWDADGKRYLDGLAGLFVVNAGHGRQELAQAAFKQASELAYFPLWSYAHPKAVELAERIATLTPGDLNRVFFTTGGSEAVETAWKLARAYFKRVGQPLRHKAVSRYIAYHGTSMGALSITGIPPFKVDFEPLVPGGIKVPNANFYRAPEFCREDEAAFGLWAADEIERAILREGPETVACVFLEPVQNAGGCLPPPVGYFQRVREICDRYGVLLVSDEVICSWGRLGEYFGAQRYGYQPDIITTAKGLTSGYSPLGAMIASDRLIEPFLADGQMFAHGVTFGGHPVSCAVALANLDIFEREDLIGHVQRHTAAFRATLEKLYDLPIVGDVRGDGFFFGIELVKDTTTRETFTDAESERILRGFLSHALFDAGLYCRADDRGDPVIQLSPPLIAEQQQFDEIEQILRDVLTKAWTLL from the coding sequence ATGGGCAATCCAACCGACAACCTCTGGATGCACTTCACCCGCATGGGTGCCTACCGTGACGGCAACGTGCCGACGATCGTGCGGGGGGACGGAAGCTACATCTGGGACGCCGATGGCAAGCGCTACCTCGACGGCCTCGCCGGCCTCTTCGTCGTCAACGCGGGCCACGGTCGGCAGGAGCTGGCGCAGGCGGCGTTCAAGCAGGCGAGCGAGCTGGCCTACTTCCCGCTGTGGTCGTACGCGCACCCCAAGGCGGTGGAGCTGGCGGAGCGGATCGCGACCCTGACCCCCGGCGACCTCAACCGGGTCTTCTTCACGACGGGCGGCTCCGAGGCGGTCGAGACCGCGTGGAAGCTGGCACGGGCCTACTTCAAGCGCGTCGGCCAACCGCTGCGGCACAAGGCGGTCAGCCGCTACATCGCCTACCACGGCACCTCGATGGGAGCCCTGTCGATCACGGGCATCCCGCCGTTCAAGGTGGACTTCGAGCCGCTGGTGCCGGGCGGGATCAAGGTCCCCAACGCCAACTTCTACCGGGCGCCGGAGTTCTGCCGGGAGGACGAGGCGGCGTTCGGCCTCTGGGCCGCCGACGAGATCGAGCGCGCGATCCTCCGCGAGGGCCCCGAGACGGTGGCCTGCGTCTTCCTGGAGCCGGTGCAGAACGCGGGCGGCTGCCTGCCGCCGCCGGTCGGCTACTTCCAGCGGGTCCGCGAGATCTGCGACCGCTATGGCGTCCTGCTCGTCTCCGATGAGGTGATCTGCTCGTGGGGTCGGCTCGGTGAGTATTTCGGCGCCCAGCGCTACGGCTACCAGCCCGACATCATCACCACCGCCAAGGGCCTGACCTCTGGTTATTCACCGCTCGGCGCGATGATCGCATCGGACCGGCTGATCGAGCCGTTCCTCGCCGACGGCCAGATGTTCGCCCACGGCGTCACCTTCGGCGGCCACCCGGTGAGCTGCGCGGTGGCCCTGGCCAACCTCGACATCTTCGAGCGCGAGGACCTCATCGGTCACGTGCAGCGCCACACGGCTGCGTTCCGGGCGACGCTGGAGAAGCTCTACGACCTGCCGATCGTCGGTGACGTTCGCGGTGACGGCTTCTTCTTCGGCATCGAGCTCGTCAAGGACACGACGACGCGGGAGACCTTCACCGACGCCGAGTCCGAGCGGATCCTGCGCGGATTCCTGTCGCACGCGCTCTTCGACGCGGGGCTCTACTGCCGCGCCGACGACCGGGGCGACCCCGTCATCCAGCTGTCGCCGCCCCTCATCGCCGAGCAGCAGCAGTTCGACGAGATCGAGCAGATCCTCCGCGATGTCCTGACAAAGGCGTGGACGCTCCTGTGA
- a CDS encoding DUF3499 domain-containing protein → MRSPRRCSRNGCPRQAVATLTYVYSDSTAVVGPLAAYPEPHTYDLCETHARSLTAPRGWQLVRHDGEFEAPPPTTDDLVALAEAVREAARPVQRREEGTPPTPGRRGHLRSVPPPQ, encoded by the coding sequence GTGAGGTCACCAAGACGCTGCTCCCGCAACGGCTGCCCCCGCCAGGCGGTTGCGACGTTGACCTATGTCTATTCGGACTCGACGGCCGTTGTCGGGCCCCTCGCGGCCTACCCCGAGCCGCACACCTATGACCTGTGTGAAACGCACGCGCGGAGCCTCACCGCGCCCCGCGGCTGGCAGCTCGTGCGCCACGACGGTGAGTTCGAGGCGCCACCGCCCACCACGGACGACCTGGTCGCGCTCGCGGAGGCGGTCCGCGAGGCCGCCCGCCCGGTGCAGCGACGCGAGGAGGGCACGCCGCCCACCCCCGGCCGCCGAGGCCACCTCCGCAGCGTCCCCCCACCCCAGTAG
- a CDS encoding gamma-aminobutyraldehyde dehydrogenase: MGELAHHLVGGEVVAGSSGDHFAVINPADGTTVTEINLADAGDVDAAVAAARAAYPGWSGATPAERSGKLVALAAVLTERADEFARVEVAQTGKPIRLATEFDVPGTIDNTAFFAGAARNLEGKAAGEYSGDHTSFVRRESIGVVGSISPWNYPLQMAAWKILPAIAAGNTIVLKPAELTPLTSVMLAQAALDAGIPAGVVNVITGRGAIAGAALVAHDGVDMVSFTGSTAVGRQIGATAAGAVKRVHLELGGKAPFVVFADADIEAAAQGAVAGSLINSGQDCTAATRAYVHRSIFDAFVERVAELMAGVILGDPMDPATDLGPLVSFAQRDRVAGFVDRARQAGAKIVTGGEAPAGPGAYYLPTLITGVSQDAEVVQSEIFGPVLVALPFDTDAEAIELANDTPYGLAASVWTRDVHRALRGSREIKAGCVWVNDHIPIISEMPHGGFKRSGFGKDMSTYSFDEYTQMKHVMLDATGVAAKPWHRTIFTNR, translated from the coding sequence ATGGGTGAGCTCGCACACCACCTGGTCGGCGGAGAGGTCGTCGCGGGCAGCTCCGGTGACCACTTCGCGGTGATCAACCCGGCTGACGGTACGACGGTCACCGAGATCAACCTCGCCGACGCCGGTGACGTGGACGCTGCGGTCGCCGCCGCGCGGGCGGCCTACCCGGGGTGGTCCGGTGCGACACCTGCCGAGCGGTCGGGGAAGCTGGTCGCCCTCGCGGCGGTCCTCACCGAGCGCGCCGACGAGTTCGCCCGGGTCGAGGTCGCGCAGACGGGCAAGCCGATCCGCCTCGCCACCGAGTTCGACGTGCCGGGGACGATCGACAACACCGCGTTCTTCGCCGGGGCCGCCCGCAACCTGGAGGGCAAGGCGGCGGGGGAGTATTCGGGCGACCACACGAGCTTCGTCCGGCGCGAGTCGATCGGGGTCGTCGGCTCCATCTCGCCGTGGAACTACCCGCTGCAGATGGCGGCCTGGAAGATCCTGCCCGCCATCGCGGCGGGCAACACCATCGTGCTCAAGCCCGCCGAGCTGACCCCGCTGACCAGCGTGATGCTGGCGCAGGCGGCGCTCGACGCGGGCATCCCGGCCGGTGTCGTCAACGTGATCACCGGTCGGGGAGCGATCGCCGGTGCCGCGCTCGTCGCGCACGACGGCGTCGACATGGTGAGCTTCACCGGCTCGACCGCCGTCGGCCGCCAGATCGGCGCCACGGCCGCCGGTGCGGTGAAGCGGGTGCATCTGGAGCTCGGCGGCAAGGCGCCCTTCGTCGTCTTCGCCGACGCCGACATCGAGGCGGCGGCCCAGGGCGCGGTCGCCGGCTCCCTGATCAACTCTGGCCAGGACTGCACCGCCGCGACCAGGGCATACGTTCACCGGAGCATCTTCGACGCCTTCGTCGAGCGGGTGGCCGAGCTGATGGCCGGCGTCATCCTCGGCGATCCGATGGACCCCGCCACCGACCTCGGCCCGCTGGTGAGCTTCGCGCAGCGCGACCGGGTCGCCGGATTCGTCGACCGGGCTCGGCAGGCGGGCGCGAAGATCGTCACCGGCGGCGAGGCGCCCGCCGGACCCGGTGCCTACTACCTGCCGACCCTCATCACCGGGGTGAGCCAGGACGCCGAGGTCGTGCAGTCGGAGATCTTCGGACCGGTGCTGGTGGCGCTGCCCTTCGACACGGATGCCGAGGCGATCGAGCTCGCCAACGACACCCCCTACGGTCTCGCCGCGAGCGTCTGGACCCGCGATGTCCACCGTGCCCTGCGCGGATCGCGGGAGATCAAGGCCGGCTGTGTCTGGGTCAACGACCACATCCCGATCATCAGCGAGATGCCCCACGGTGGGTTCAAGCGGTCTGGCTTCGGCAAAGACATGTCCACCTATTCGTTCGATGAGTACACCCAGATGAAACACGTCATGCTGGACGCCACCGGAGTCGCAGCAAAACCCTGGCACAGAACGATCTTCACTAACCGCTAA
- a CDS encoding Lrp/AsnC family transcriptional regulator → MPQQVVRTTRVHPHLDNAHHALLDDVAKQIIEQLQEDGRRPYATIGRAVGLSEAAVRQRVQRLIDAGVMQIVAVTDPLQLGLGRQAMVGVKTSGNLELIADQLSLIDEIDYVVITGGSFDLLLEVVARNDDHLLEVIQEVRAVEGVNGTEVFVYLKLRKQTYSWGA, encoded by the coding sequence GTGCCCCAGCAGGTCGTGCGCACGACGAGGGTTCATCCCCATCTCGACAACGCCCACCATGCGCTCCTCGACGATGTCGCGAAGCAGATCATCGAGCAGCTGCAGGAGGACGGTCGGCGGCCGTACGCCACGATCGGCCGAGCCGTGGGCCTCTCCGAGGCTGCGGTGCGGCAACGCGTACAGCGGCTCATCGACGCGGGCGTCATGCAGATCGTCGCCGTCACCGACCCGCTCCAGCTCGGCCTCGGCCGCCAGGCGATGGTCGGGGTGAAGACATCGGGCAACCTGGAGCTGATCGCCGACCAGCTGTCCCTGATCGACGAGATCGACTACGTGGTGATCACAGGCGGATCTTTTGACCTGCTGCTGGAGGTGGTCGCCCGCAACGACGACCATCTGCTGGAGGTGATCCAGGAGGTCCGCGCGGTGGAGGGTGTCAACGGCACCGAGGTCTTCGTCTACCTCAAGCTCCGCAAACAAACCTACTCCTGGGGCGCCTAA
- a CDS encoding NAD(P)/FAD-dependent oxidoreductase: protein MNAAKPTSSTATEGRSPIGGRPALTGDTTADVAIVGAGYTGLWSAYYLSRQRPDLRIIVIEKEHAGFGASGRNGGWCSALLPTPISTLARRHGRDAAIAMQRAMFATVAEVERVTVAEGIDCDLAVGGTLHLARTPTQLTRAVHEAAEAAEFGLADDVRLLSAAEASDRCSATGVLGATFSPHCAAIHPAKLVHGLAALVERLGVTIVEGTSALRLTAHQVITDRGTVTAGHVIRATEGYTHTIPGNRRELAPVYSLMVATPQLDAATWDRIGLRERETFADHRHLIIYGQRTADDRLVFGGRGAPYHFGSAIRPEFDTDARVAAKLRRTLGELFPVLGDVPITHAWGGPLGIARDWHAAVGRDPRRGFYHAGGYVGDGVATSNLAGRTLRDLILGVESELTALPWVGHRSPRWEPEPLRWIGINAALRLVSGADAEEARTGRPSRRAALTSRLLG, encoded by the coding sequence GTGAATGCCGCGAAGCCGACTTCGTCGACCGCGACCGAGGGCCGCTCCCCGATCGGGGGGCGGCCCGCCCTGACTGGCGACACGACCGCCGACGTGGCGATCGTCGGCGCCGGCTACACGGGCCTCTGGTCGGCCTACTATCTCAGCAGACAACGCCCTGACCTGCGCATCATCGTGATCGAGAAGGAGCACGCGGGCTTCGGCGCCTCCGGTCGCAACGGCGGCTGGTGCTCGGCGCTGCTGCCGACGCCGATCTCCACGCTGGCCCGCCGCCACGGTCGCGACGCCGCGATCGCGATGCAGCGCGCGATGTTCGCGACGGTCGCGGAGGTGGAGCGCGTCACGGTCGCCGAGGGCATCGACTGCGATCTGGCCGTCGGGGGCACTCTCCACTTGGCGCGTACGCCGACCCAGCTCACCAGGGCCGTCCACGAGGCCGCCGAGGCCGCGGAGTTCGGGCTCGCCGACGATGTCAGGCTGCTCAGCGCGGCCGAGGCGAGTGATCGCTGCTCCGCCACCGGGGTCCTCGGCGCGACCTTCTCACCGCACTGCGCCGCGATCCACCCGGCGAAGCTGGTCCACGGCCTCGCCGCGCTGGTCGAGCGGCTCGGCGTGACGATCGTCGAGGGCACCAGCGCGCTCCGCCTCACCGCCCACCAGGTGATCACGGACCGGGGCACGGTGACGGCGGGCCACGTCATCCGGGCCACCGAGGGCTATACCCACACGATCCCCGGCAACCGGCGCGAGCTCGCCCCGGTCTATTCGCTGATGGTGGCGACCCCGCAGCTCGACGCGGCGACCTGGGACCGGATCGGGCTGCGCGAGCGGGAGACCTTCGCCGACCACCGCCACCTGATCATCTACGGCCAGCGGACCGCGGACGACCGGCTCGTCTTCGGTGGACGGGGCGCGCCCTACCACTTCGGTTCGGCGATCCGGCCCGAGTTCGACACCGATGCCCGCGTCGCCGCCAAGCTGCGCCGGACGCTCGGCGAGCTCTTCCCGGTGCTGGGTGACGTACCCATCACGCACGCATGGGGCGGACCACTCGGGATCGCCCGGGACTGGCACGCCGCCGTGGGACGGGATCCGCGTCGGGGGTTCTACCACGCCGGAGGCTATGTCGGGGACGGGGTGGCGACGAGCAACCTCGCCGGGCGTACCCTCCGGGATTTGATCTTGGGGGTGGAGAGTGAGCTGACCGCGCTGCCGTGGGTGGGGCACCGCTCGCCGAGGTGGGAACCGGAGCCGCTGCGCTGGATCGGGATCAACGCCGCATTGCGGCTGGTCTCGGGCGCGGACGCCGAGGAGGCGCGCACCGGCAGGCCGTCCCGCCGAGCCGCCCTCACATCGCGCCTGCTCGGCTGA
- a CDS encoding metallopeptidase family protein, with product MTSPERRRPSQRRDRHGRGLRGRLVPATVPMSRTKAEVFDDLVLDTVESLERRYTTELAGVEFAVEDVPPDLNVYDSDVLEDGSVPLARLLPGRPGKHGVPPRIVVYRRPLEFRAADRDELAELVRDVVVEQVANLLGMSPDDV from the coding sequence GTGACCAGCCCTGAGCGCCGCCGCCCGAGCCAACGTCGTGACCGGCACGGCCGCGGCCTGCGGGGGCGCCTGGTGCCGGCGACGGTCCCGATGTCCCGGACCAAGGCCGAGGTCTTCGACGACCTGGTGCTCGACACGGTCGAGTCGCTGGAGCGGCGTTACACGACGGAGCTGGCGGGTGTCGAGTTCGCGGTCGAGGATGTGCCGCCGGACCTCAACGTCTACGACTCGGATGTGCTGGAGGACGGCTCCGTGCCGCTGGCGCGCCTGCTGCCGGGCCGACCGGGCAAGCACGGCGTCCCGCCGCGGATCGTGGTCTACCGCCGACCGCTGGAGTTCCGGGCAGCCGATCGTGACGAGCTGGCGGAGCTGGTCCGCGACGTGGTCGTCGAGCAGGTGGCGAACCTGCTCGGCATGAGCCCCGACGACGTATAG